ACTGCTCACGGTGTTTCTCCTGAAGTTAAACAACGTGCAAAAGAAAAAGGTTTAACGACAATCGATGCAACTTGTCCAGATGTTACAAAAACACATGACCTTATTGAAGCAAAAAAAGCTGAAGGATACCATGTCATTTATATCGGCAAAAAAAATCATCCAGAACCAGAAGGCGCGGTTGGTATTGCACCTGATATCGTTCATCTTATCGAAAGAGCTGATGATTTAGAAACACTAGAAATTCCAACGGATAAAATTTTAGTTACGAATCAAACAACAATGAGTCAATGGGATGTTCAACATTTAATGGAAGACATTCAGAAAAAATTCCCAACAGCAGAATTTCACAAGGAAATTTGTTTAGCAACTCAAGTTCGCCAAGAAGCTGTCGCTAAACAAGCTGATGTTGCAGATTTAACAATTGTTGTCGGTGATCCGAAAAGTAACAACTCAAACCGTTTAGCACAAGTATCACAAGAAATCGCTGGTACGAAAGCTTATCGTGTTGCGGATGTAAGTGAAATTCAATTAGAGTGGCTACAAGGTGTAGAAAACGTAGCTGTTACAGCAGGTGCTTCTACTCCAACGCCAATTACAAAAGAGGTTATCGCTTTCTTAGATCAATATGACCCAATGAATCCGGCTACGTGGGAAAGAATTCGAAAAGTACCACTTCAAAAAATCTTACCTCGTGTAAAAGTGAAAAAAGAACAATAATAAAAACCGTTGCCTATATGAGCAACGGTTTTTATTTTTCTTATACAAATGTGAATGGATCTGTATGTAACTGCGAAGCATGAATTTGTACATTGAATTTCTTCGCATCTACTTTTTCTTGCAGTTGCTTTTGCACACCTTGCTTCATTACCTTTTCAACGTTATGTCCTGGGTCAACTATATTTAAACCGAGCATCATCGCATCATGAGCGACATGGTAATACATGTCACCTGTTACATATACATCTGCCCCTTTAAATTTCGCTTGGTTTATATATTTATTACCGTCTCCACCAAGTACAGCGACTTTACGCACTTTATCATCTAACTTGCCGACAACTCTTGCGCCCTTCACATCTAATGATTGTTTCACATGTTCAGCAAACTGTCTAAGTGTCATTTCTTCTTGTAAATAGCCTATTTTTCCAAGCCCTAACGTTTCACCTTTATTATCAAGAGGATATACATCATATGCCACTTCTTCGTATGGGTGAGCTACCAACATCTCTTTCATAACTTTTCTTTGTAGTGAAGCTGGAATTATCGTTTCGATACGTACCTCGTCCACACGTTCTAACTGCCCAGTTTCCCCGATATAAGGATTTGTTCCCTCCTGAGGTACAAACGCGCCTGCTCCCTCACTACTGAACGTACAGTGGCTATAATTGCCGATATGACCAGCGCCTGCGTCTCCTAATGCTTTACGAACCTCTTCTGCATGAGTTACTGGCACAAACACAACAATTTTTTTCATTTCTTCTGCGTATGTCGGAGCTAATACTTCTGTATTTTGTAATCCTAACGCATCAGCAAGTAAATCATTTACCCCACCCTTAGCAATATCTACATTTGTATGTGCTGCATAAATCGCAATATCATTTTTAATACACGCTTCAATAATTCTTCCGTACGCCTTATCTGTATGAATCGCTTTTAATGGACTAAAGATTAAAGGATGGTGCGCTACAATGATATTCGCTCCTAATTGGATTGCCTCGTCCACAACTCCCTCCGTTACATCTAACGCGATTAGTACGTGCTGCACAGGTTTATTAAGTGCCCCAATCTGCAGGCCGATTTTATCCCCTTCCATCGCTAAATGCTTCGGATACATACTTTCAAATAAAGAAATAACCTCATGACCATTTGGAATTTTACTCATGATAAAATCTCCCCTATCATTTTCATTTTCGCTTCTACTTCTACACGTTTCGCTTTTGTTTCTTCAGAATCTGCTGCACGTTCTAATTGTTTTAAGATATTTTGGAAGTTTTTCAATTCTCCTTCCCACTTTTCAACAAAAGCCTCACCTTTTTCTTTTATTAAAAATGGACCCATAAATAATTCAGCTTGTTTATTATCTGAGTAAGATTCTGCAATATTTCCTCGTTCCCCAACTAAAATTTCGTAAATTTTCCCGTCTTCTTTTACGATTTTTTCATGGATAAGCTCCCAGCCATTTTCAATAAACCATTCACGAATGTGATGTGCTGCAATGTTCGGCTGTAAAATTAAACGTGTTACACCTTCTAATTTTTCTTTACCACTTTCTAAAATGTCACGAATTAGTGCTCCACCCATACCAGCAACTGTAATCACATCTACTTCCCCTGGCGCTATAACAGCTAATCCATTCCCTTTACGAACGTCTACTTTATCTTGTAAGCCACTTTCAGCTACAGTTGCTTGCGCAGAACGAAACGGCCCATCCACAACTTCTCCTGCAACTGCTTTTGTAGCAATATTATTTATTATTGTATAACACGGTAAATACGCATGATCCGATCCAATATCAGCTACTGTAGATCCTACTGGAATCTCGCGCACAACTTCTTCTAATCGTTTTGAAAGCTTTACTTCATTCATGTATTTCCATTACTCCTTCTCTTGTCAGTCTGTCTCCATGATAATGAATTTATAGTTGTTGTTGCAAGCCCATAACAACAATTCCATTCTCTATTACTCATCGTATTTTAGAAAGTATAGAAAAACAAGCCTTTTGCACAAAAGCAAAAGGCTTGTTTTTCTATACTTTATTTTTTCTGTGATAACCAATCAGCTACTTTAGCCGCTTGATCAGCCGGAACTATATTTGGCGGCATGTTTCCTTTTCCTTTCGAAAGAATTTCTTTAATTTCATCCTTTGAAAGTTTCCCACCAATTTTTTGTAAATTAGGTCCTACCGCTCCTTGTAACTGATCACCGTGACAGCTCGTACAGCTTTGCTTTACAATATCCTCTGGCTTTGATGCTGTTTGCGCTGGTTTCCCACCATTTTTTGCATCAGCTAACTCTTTAGATTTATTTAGCCCCTGAAATGAAAATACAAACATAACGATAATACCTAATGCTGCAATAAGAGCGAACGGAATCAACGGATTACGTTTCATATCTCTTCTCCCCCCTCTATACCCCTAAATAGTTAGATGATTCAGTCATTTTTATTGTACTTGAAAACGTTCTATCAGAAAAGAGTAAACTAACATTTGTTAAAAATATTCCATAAATTCAGTTTATTGATTTTCACTATTATATCGCATATTATTTCGATAATTACTAACGTTTCTCATCATATTTTTTACTTTTCTACATATTATTTTGTATATAATAAACAAAATAAATCGAAAAATCGAAAAATGAGCATTTGCAAATCAAAAGACAATTCTGTAAAATAAATTACAAGAAATTGTAATCGTTGCCGATAGCTAAATTTTAACAAAAATTAACAAAATAAAAAAGTTTACTTCACAAAAGTGAAGTAAACTTAAAGGTAGCCTATTCTAAGAAATCCTTAAGACGCTTACTACGGCTTGGATGTCTTAATTTGCGAAGTGCTTTCGCTTCAATTTGACGAATACGTTCTCTCGTTACGCCGAATACTTTCCCAACTTCTTCAAGCGTACGAGTTCGTCCATCATCTAAACCAAAACGAAGACGCAGAACATTTTCTTCACGATCTGTTAGTGTATCTAACACATCTTCTAATTGTTCTTTTAGCAACTCATACGCTGCATGGTCCGCAGGCGATGTTGCTTCTTGGTCTTCAATAAAGTCACCTAAATGGGAGTCATCTTCTTCACCAATTGGTGTTTCAAGAGAAACTGGCTCCTGTGCAATTTTTAAAATTTCGCGTACTTTTTCTGGAGCAAGATCCATTTCTTCACCAATCTCTTCAGGAGATGGTTCGCGTCCTAAATCTTGTAATAATTGACGTTGTACACGGATTAACTTATTAATTGTTTCAACCATATGAACTGGAATACGAATTGTTCGCGCTTGGTCTGCAATCGCACGTGTAATAGCCTGGCGAATCCACCACGTTGCATACGTACTAAATTTAAAACCTTTACGGTAATCGAACTTTTCAACTGCCTTAATTAAACCCATATTTCCTTCTTGGATTAAGTCTAAGAAAAGCATACCACGGCCCACGTAGCGCTTTGCAATACTTACTACAAGACGTAAGTTTGCTTCAGCAAGACGGCGTTTTGCTTCTTCATCGCCTTCTTCAATACGTGTCGCAAGTCGAATTTCTTCTTCTGCAGATAGTAAGTCTACACGACCAATTTCTTTTAAGTACATACGAACAGGATCATTGATTTTCACACCTGGTGGCACACTTAAATCATTAAGGTCAAATTCTTCTTCCGTTTTTGTAATTTGGCGATTATTAGGACCTTCGTCGTTGTCATTGTCACCAACTAAGTCAATCCCTTGTTCACCTAAATATTCATAGTATTCATCCATTTGATCGGATTCAATTTCAAATCCATTCATGCGTTCTGCAATCTCTTCATATGTAAGAACGCCACGTTTTTTTCCAAGCTCAGTGAGTTGTTCTTTCACTTGCTCAAGGGTCATTTCAGTTTCAATTTGTTTAGAACGAGCTGGTTTGTCAGCCATCTGTTCCCCTCCTTACGCGAGATACAAACATTCATTATACTAAAATTTTATCAAAAAAGCTATTTTCTTGCTTTTTGATTTTGTAAATATGCCACATAATATTTAGCAGCCTCTACAGGATCTGTTTTTTCCATTTGTTTTACTTTAAAGATGATTTCCATCTTTTCAAGTTTTTCCTGATGACGTTTGAGCGTCTCCAAATGACCTTGCAACACTTCTTCTGTGTATTCTGGATTAATAAATTCATCCGTCGAAATATCAGTGATAATATTTTTCAACTTTTCATCAGAGAGCCAACTTAAAAATGTTCCGACTGAAGGTTCATTTCCCTTTTCATAATATGCGTATAGTTCATATAAAATCCCTTTATGTTCTTCTGTATGAAAATCTTCTATATGGGGTTCCATACGAACAGCCACTTCTGCACTTTGCAACATATGGTAAATAATTTCTCTTTCTGCCCTTTCAAAACCTGTTAACTTCGGTTTCGTTTGAACAATTTGAGATGGCTTAGAAACCTGCTTTATTTGTTTTTGCTGTACCTTTTGTTCTTTGCGATATTGGTGCAATTGATTCAAAAGTGTTTCCATTGAATACGAAAATTCTTGCGATAATGACTTTAAATATGATTCAGCCTGCATCGCATCCTGTAGCAATGATAACTCTTTTAAAACACTTTTTACATATTCTTCTTTGCCAGACTCATCTTGCAAATTTTTCCCTAAACGCAAATAATTTATTTTGAAACCAACAAAACTTATACTTGATTTCACAAGATTTTCAAAAGCAGTTGTCCCATATTGTTGCACATATTCATCAGGATCAAGCTTATCTGGCAAGGGTGTGACTTTCACTTGGCAACCAACTTGCAATAACAACCGCCCTGCTTTCATCGTCGCTTCTCGCCCTGCTTTATCACCATCATAGCAAAGAACAACAGTTTCAACGTTACGTCGCAGAAGTTTCGCTTGTTCTTCAGTTAAAGCTGTTCCCATTGTCGCAACAGCTTCTTCCACACCACTTTTTACCGCGGCTAGTACATCGGCATATCCTTCAAAAAGGACAACCTGCCCACGTTTTCTAATAAACGGCCTTGCTTGGTGGAAATTATACAACAACTTACTTTTATGAAAAATTGGTGTTTCAGGACTATTTAAATATTTCGGAGTATCATCTCCTAGCGCCCTTCCACTAAACGCTATCACCTTACCTTGTAAAGTGTAAATTGGAAACATAACCCTTCCACGGAAGCGGTCATAATGACTACCATCCTTCTCGCTTCTTATAAGAAGACCGGCTTGTTCCATACTAGATAGCGAAAAACCTCTTTTTTGCAAAATTTTTGTCGCTGCATCCCAAGCTGGTGATGCATAACCAATTTCAAACTTCTCAATCATTTCTTTTGTAATACCACGTTTTAATAAATAAGAAAGTGCTTCATTTCCTTCTTCTGTATTTACTAATAAATGGTGATAATACTTTTTCAAAAGTTCATGAGCCTGTTGCATGATGACAGTGTCATCAGATATGTTTTCTTGTTGTCCTTGCCCTGATGTATATTCTGCAACTGCAATTCCATTTCTTTCACCCAGCTTTTGAACAGCCTCGGTGAAAGCAAGTCCTTCCATTTTCATAAGAAAAGAAAATACATTTCCACCTTCTCCACATCCGAAGCAATGAAAAATTTGCTTATCAGATGAAACAGAGAACGAAGGGGAATTCTCACCATGAAATGGACAAAGACCGAAATAGTTACGCCCCTGCTTTCTAAGTTGAACATACTCACCTATCACTTCGACAATATCGGATGACGTCCGAATCTGTTCAACAACTTCTTCGGGAATTCTGTTCCCCATAACTCCATCTCCGTGTCGTATTTTGTATTCGATATTAATTACAAGATTCCTTTATAATTCGACAATATTTTTTCTAAATTTATTAGAAAGTGCTGTCGATCACGTTGTGTAAACTATTTTGGGCCTTTTGTATAAGCCCCTTGCCTGCGTAACTTCACAAATACATACCTACTATATAAAATTGTATCCATTTGCTCATCTTTTACAAATGTACTTCGTGGAGACAATACATGTACTCCTTTTTTCAAAAGAAGACTAGCAAGCCACATATCCTATGTGATCACGAAATCTGTAGCTTTGGCATGTTGATAAATATAAAAACCGACTTCATCTTGCTTAAAATCTACATAGACCCAATTATCTTGCTGTTTTCTTAAACGATGAGCCTACGATACGACAAACAAAATTTCGACATAAATTTTTGTTCTAACGTGCACAATTTCATCCTTCACGGGACATGCATCTGCATCAACTAATATCTCACTGATGTTTTGCATATTTCTGTATTCTACATCCCTTCTGTGAATCCTTCCATAATGTGCGTTTTCTTGTCTAGATTTTGTCGATTTAACGTAAATACATGTCTTTTTCGCAAATCCTATCCCTAGTTTATTCTGAAAAATTAAAGTCTAAACGTAAAATATAGGTTTTTATCACAATTTTTTATTATAATATATTTTCTTCAACTACGCTACATATCCCTTTAATTTTCATTTTACATTTAAAGATAACTAAATCGTTCCTTCAACATAATAAAAAAACAGAAGAATATAAGTATAACCATTACACTGTATTCTATTACTAAATCGATAGTTATTGTCCTACTTCTCACGAGCGAAAAAAGCACATTCACCTGTGGTAAATGTGCTAAAACATTTTTTGGTTTTGCACTGCATTCACAATAATATTAGCTGTTTCTTCAATCGCCTTATTTGATACATCGATCACTTGACAATTTATTTTACTCACTACATTCTCAAAATGAACGATTTCTTCTTTAATACGATTAATATTCGCATATGTTGCTCCATCACTTAATCCAAGTGATTTTAATCGTTCTTTTCGAATATGATTTAACTTATCCGGTGTAATTTTCAAACCGAAACATTTCTCTTTTGCCACTTTATATAATTCCTCAGGCGGATCCACTTCTGGTACAAGTGGTACATTGGCAACTTTCAAGCGTTTGTTATGCGCTAAATATTGTGAAAGTGGTGTTTTTGATGTACGTGAAATTCCAATCAACACGATATCGGCTTTTAAAATACCACGTGCATCTCTACCATCATCGTACTTAACAGCAAATTCAATCGCTTCAATCTTTTTAAAGTACTCTTCATCTAATCTTCGAACGACACCTGGCTCATACCTTGGTACTTGTCCTGTAATTTCTTCAATTTGATCGATAAGAGGTCCGATAATATCGTATGCCTCTACCCCTTCTTTTGCCGCCTCTGTCAATAAATATTGACGCATATCAGGCTTTACTAACGTAAAACAAATAAGCGCCTGATTGCTCTTGGCAATCGAGATCACTTCTTTTAACGTCCCTGTATCTTCTACATAAGGTACACGTCTAATATCAGGAGCGAATGGGAACTGTCCCATTGCCGCTCTAACAACCAAATCAGCCGTTTCTCCTACAGAGTCAGATACGACATATACGATTTTATTATCCATTACATTACCTCACTTTAAACAAATTACACTTATTCGTTATTTACTAAATTTACAAACGCACGTGTAATATTTGTTTTTGTAATTCGCCCAATCACTTCTAGACCTTGTTTCGTGTCCTTTACAACTGGCATTGCATCAATCTGTCTTTCTATTAATTCCATCGCAATATCATATAAAGAATCCTCCCTGCGACACATCGCAATGTTTGGCATCCTTGTCATGATAATATTAACCGGGAGAGAGGTTAAATCCTGCTTTCCTAAGCTAGCTCGTAATAAATCTTTACGAGATACAACGCCAACCAATAAAGTAGCTTGATCTACAACAAACAATGTACCAACATCCTCTAGAAACATAGTACAGATTGCATCGTATACTGATACATTTTTATCAATTACAGCAGGTCTAGATTGATAATCTTGCACTTTAATTTTTTTAACAGCTTCAGATAATAGCTGCCCCCCAGTTTTACCCGTATAAAAATAACCTACGCGTGGACGCGCTTCTAAATAACCAGCCATCGTTAAAATTGCTAAGTCTGGTCTTAGCGTTGCACGTGTTAAACCCAATTGCGCAGCAATTGACTCCCCTGTAATAGGACCGTGATCTTTTACAATCTGAATGATATGTTCTTGCCGTTTATTCAGCTCTATGATAATCACCACCTTTAATGCACAACGAAAAAAGTTATACTATCTCTTAAATATTATATACTAAATATGCTATTCGAAAAAGAAAGTATGTAAAAAGGACCGTATACGGCCCTTTTTATATTTGAAATTTATCAAGTTGTTCTAAGAAACGCCTTGATTTCAAATAAATCCCACAATATTCATCATAATATGTATTCAATACTGTGCGCATTTGTTTTTTTGTACTATCCTTTACCGATACATTACCGAGCCGGTGTAGATCGAAGTGAAAAAAGAGACGTAATAATTTATGAACAGCCTCTCCCACCGGAATACGATACTGATCTTGCTCTGCATGACGCGAGCACAGAAAACCGCCTTCCCGAACAGAGAAGGCGACAAAATCTGTTTCTTGATGACAAATAGCACATGTATCAAAGTACGGGCGCATCCCTAATACCGGAAGCATTTTCGTTTGATAAATTAATGATAATACTTCAGGGTCAACACCCTCACACATATAATGCAACGTTTGATATAACATTTCAAATAAATATGGATTATTCTTCTTATCTTCTGTTGCTTTATCAGTTAATTCAATAATAAATGATGCATAAGCAGTTAAAAATATATCCTCACGAATTTCTTTCATAGATGAAATGATCTCGCCTTGTTGCAAAGTTCCAAGTCCAGATCCTATTTGAATAAGAAAATGACCATGTGTCATAAGTTGCGAAACAGCTGCTAACCGACTCTTCGGTTTTTTCGCCCCTCTTGCCATTGCACTTACCTTACCAAATTCCCGTGAGAATATTGTAACAATCTTGTTCGTTTCTCCGTAATCTGTCGTACGGATAACAATGCCCTCAACTTTTTGAAACATGTTCGTCACCATCCAAGGTTTGAACAAAACGGGTCAAGAAATTGGAGAGTCTAGATGCGCTAACTCCTCTTCATGTTGATCCATCTCATCGTTTACGTCTTTTTCCATTTCTTTCAAAAGCAAATACGTTTCAATGCTTCCTGTTTTGGAGAAAAACTTCCAGGTAAAATCTAGCATAAGAATCCACCTTTCTCAATAAGCGTAGCCTATAAACCAATTTCCTTTGTTGTTATTAAATTGACCCATTTTGTTCATTTTCATGTGAGAAAAATTTTTCCTAATTTATCAAGGTTCATAAAAACCAATAATCAGTGGATGAATGAACCATCCACTGATTACAACTTTACTCCATATTAATACTCGTCTTCACGGAAACCAAGGTCACGGAGCTGCGACATCTTATTACGCCAATCTTTTTGCACTTTTACCCATACTTCTAAAAATACTTTAGAACCAAGTAGTGCTTCAATGTCAAAACGAGCTCGCTTACCGACTTCTTTTAACATCTTCCCTTGCTTACCTATAATAATCCCTTTTTGTGATGCACGTTCAACAACAATCGTTGCGTTTATATAAACCGCTCCGCCCTCACGTTTTTGAATCGCATCAATAACAACCGCTACAGAGTGCGGCACTTCTTCACGTGTTAAATGTAATACTTTTTCACGAATAAGCTCTGAAATAATAAATCGCTCTGGATGATCCGTTACTTGATTATCTGGGTAGTATTGCGGTCCTTCTGGTAAATACTTTTTAATTGTTCCAATTAAAGCGTCCACATTATTACCGTCTAATGCAGAAATTGGTACAATCTCTGCAAACTCATATAGTTTACGGTATTGATCAATTAACTCTAATAATTGCTCTGGATGAAGTTGGTCAATTTTATTAATTACTAAAAATACTGGTTGTTTCGTTTCTTTTAATTTCTCAATAATGAATTCCTCACCACGACCAAATCCTTCAACTGCATTGACCATAAACAGAACAATATCAACTTCTTTTAATGTCGTTTGAGCCATCTTCACCATGAAGTCGCCTAGTTTATGTTTAGGTTTATGTATTCCTGGTGTATCAATGAAAATTACTTGTGAATCATTTTCTGTATATACGCCTTGAATTTTATTACGAGTTGTTTGTGGCTTGTCACTCATAATGGCAATTTTTTGGCCGATAATACGATTTAAAAATGTAGATTTTCCAACATTCGGTCTGCCAATAATAGAGACAAAACCTGATTTATAACCTTTTCTATTCATGTAAATCCTCCGCTAAAAATGCTCCTGGTAACAATTCTCCAACTGTAGTCTCTTGAACGTCACCATGTAAATTTGACAGGTATACTTTCGTATCCTGTTTACATAATTCTACCATAACTTGTCGACATGCTCCACAAGGAGGTACCGGACGCTTTGTATCCGCTACAACTGCAATAGCTATAAACCCTTTATCTCCTTCAGAAATCGCCTTAAATAAAGCTGTTCTTTCTGCACAGTTACATAAACCATATGATGCATTTTCAACATTACATCCACGATATATTTTTCCATCCTGAGTTAGTAAAGCTGCACCTACTTGAAATTTAGAATATGGTACGTACGCTTGTTTACGCGCTTCGATTGCTTCTTGAATTAATTGTTTGCTATTCATATTCCCGCATCCTTTCCGTTCACAGCTGTGAATAGATACATTCTTCTATTAAAGGCCCTCACGGCGCTCCCAAAGCTTAATAAAAACTTTGGAATGCAACTATACCATATACGGTAAGAAGATAATAGCACCAATTACAACAGCTATAATCGTAAATAATAAAACTGATCCCGCTGCAACATCCTTTGCGTTTTTCGCAAACGGATGAATATCGGTGGTTGCTAAATCTACTGTTTTTTCAATAGCCGTATTCACCATCTCCAAACTCATTACAATTCCAATCACAATAAGTAATACAATCCATTCTATTTTTGTAATATGGAAATAAAAGCCGCAGCATATGACAATGACTGCGGCTAAATAATGAATTTTCATATTTCGTTCATGACGAAGACAAAAGTATATACCAGCTATAGCATATCCAAAACTATTTATAAGTTTTCCTTTTTTCATCGCCCTAATCCAAATGCCTCTAAAATTTCTTTTTGTCTTCCAAACATTTCTTTTTCATCTTCTTCTGTCATGTGATCATAACCAAGCAAATGTAAAAAGCCATGTAACGCTAAAAACCCAAGTTCACGATCAAAAGAGTGTCCATATTCCTCAGCTTGCTCTTTCGCTCTTGGAATAGAAATAATAAGATCCCCTAACATACGTGGCATCTCCGCACCGATAATTTCCATTTCGCCTTCTCCCATTTCTTCCATAGCAAAAGAAATAACGTCCGTAGGCTGATCCTTATCTCGGTAATCACGGTTTATTTCACGAATACGTTCATTATCTACAAATGTAACCGATAATTCTGCGCCTTCTTCTATGTTCTCCATTTGGGCCGCTTTCTCTACTAAACCTCGAATCAAACTTATATATTCGTCTTTCACTTCTTCTGTTTCATCAATAAAATCAATTAATAAACTCATTCTTTCTCCTTTTCTTCCGGCGGTTCCGGATATGTAATACGGGAATGGAAAATACCATTTAACGTTTCACATAACGTTTTTCCAACGATTTGTAGTTCCTTAAATGTCAAATCACA
This genomic interval from Bacillus cereus contains the following:
- the era gene encoding GTPase Era, which produces MNRKGYKSGFVSIIGRPNVGKSTFLNRIIGQKIAIMSDKPQTTRNKIQGVYTENDSQVIFIDTPGIHKPKHKLGDFMVKMAQTTLKEVDIVLFMVNAVEGFGRGEEFIIEKLKETKQPVFLVINKIDQLHPEQLLELIDQYRKLYEFAEIVPISALDGNNVDALIGTIKKYLPEGPQYYPDNQVTDHPERFIISELIREKVLHLTREEVPHSVAVVIDAIQKREGGAVYINATIVVERASQKGIIIGKQGKMLKEVGKRARFDIEALLGSKVFLEVWVKVQKDWRNKMSQLRDLGFREDEY
- a CDS encoding cytidine deaminase; the protein is MNSKQLIQEAIEARKQAYVPYSKFQVGAALLTQDGKIYRGCNVENASYGLCNCAERTALFKAISEGDKGFIAIAVVADTKRPVPPCGACRQVMVELCKQDTKVYLSNLHGDVQETTVGELLPGAFLAEDLHE
- a CDS encoding diacylglycerol kinase family protein → MKKGKLINSFGYAIAGIYFCLRHERNMKIHYLAAVIVICCGFYFHITKIEWIVLLIVIGIVMSLEMVNTAIEKTVDLATTDIHPFAKNAKDVAAGSVLLFTIIAVVIGAIIFLPYMV
- the ybeY gene encoding rRNA maturation RNase YbeY; amino-acid sequence: MSLLIDFIDETEEVKDEYISLIRGLVEKAAQMENIEEGAELSVTFVDNERIREINRDYRDKDQPTDVISFAMEEMGEGEMEIIGAEMPRMLGDLIISIPRAKEQAEEYGHSFDRELGFLALHGFLHLLGYDHMTEEDEKEMFGRQKEILEAFGLGR